One Apteryx mantelli isolate bAptMan1 chromosome Z, bAptMan1.hap1, whole genome shotgun sequence genomic window, CAGATCATTTACCTGAATTTGCACTCTCATACTTGACCACTGAAGACAGGAATATCTGGGCAACAGTTAGACAACAACTTCTTGAAGCAGGTAATGAAGAAAACTTAAAGAAAATTGATAGTGCAATATTTTGTCTCTGTTTAGATAATATTTTTCCAAAGGATGAGGATGAGCTGTCCCAGTGCTTGCTTCATGGAAATGGCTTCAATCGTTGGTTTGATAAATCTTTTAGTCTGATTATTACAGGTGATGGCCATGCAGGAATAAACTTTGAGCATTCCTGGGGAGATGGAGTTGCAGTTCTCCGTTTTGTAAATGAAGTTTATAGAAACAGTACACGGCATCCAGCTCTCTTGCCACATTCTAGGTCTTCAGAAACTACTGTCATAACATGTGAGAGACTGAAGTTTAAATTGAATGACTCAATCCAATCTGCTATACAGGTTGCACATGAGAAGTTtgatgaaagaaagaagaaaatgtccaTGAAAAGGTTTCAGTTCAGAAAGTTTGGGAAAGACTATATTGTAAAACAGAGGATGAGTCCTGATGCTATCTTTCAACTTGCATGTCAGATTACTTTTTATCGACAGTTTGGAAAAGTTGTTCCTTCATATGAAGCATGTAGTACCGCTGCTTTTAAACATGGACGCACAGAAACCATTCGACCCACATCTATGCTCACAAAACAGTGTTCACAGGCAATTGTTGAAGAAAGACGTAAACGCAGTGTAGCGGAACTGAGAAATATGATTGATGAATGTTCAAAGTATCATAGACGATTACAAATGGAAGCTGCCTTAGGTTAGTTCCATGCCAATGAAGTCTTTAAAAATTTATTAATGTTATCTGATTCTCTTCGTGTTTGAAGGCCTCCCAAGACTCATTGTAATGGGAAGGAGGTATCTAGATCTCAGTCCTTGCTGTTACAAACAAACTACAAAAGATGCTTTAAGAATCAGTGTTCTGCCCTTTTGGCTGCTCTATAATCTGTAAGGAAATTTTGAAATTGTGTTTTATGAAGGGTGGAGTTTACCTAAAAAACATTAGAATGTCAACCCTTATTTCCCTAGCAGATTTTAAGAGTGTTAGTCTCTCTGTATGTATATAGAAGGTATACATTAACATATCAAGCTAGAGACCTTAAATCCAAAGACTCCTTGTTTATATTGCTTTCTTCAAACTGTTATCAAGAAAGGTGGGTTCTAAAGTCTAATGAAGAATCCCTCTGATTCTGAACTACCAATGTCTGTGCTCTCTCCTTGTCTCATTTCAGTTGCCATATATTCTTTGATGATAAGACTTCAATTTTTAATagtcaaaaaaagaaattctctacCCTAGCATGCAGAATCTGTACTCATTTCTTAACAGTTTGAGAcacttaaaataactgaaaatgagAAAAGGCATCAGTTTCCATATGTATCTCCCTTCTAGGTCTCTTTAGAATGCTATGTGAGGATTAGAATTAAAAGTCATTTCTACTTTTATACAGTATAATGGACTGCCAtcacagcaaagcagcagcaatgtatgagcaaaaaaaaaacaaatgaagtgAGGTAAAGAATCATAACTAGATAATtaagacaatttttttaaaagttaatttaaaaggTAGAAAAACTGGCATAAGATATTGAGAGAATTAAAACAAGTTCATAGAGTAAGTTAATTTTTATTAGAATATTAATTTGGGGGGGGAATCCAatccatatttatttttataactttaaaTACTAGCTGTATAGTGTCAAATAAGTAACCAGAATATAATATTCATCTTTTCTGTGGGGAGCTACTCACATTGTGAAATTAACTGAAGTAGCTACTCACCGGCTATTTAACAATGGCAGTTCCTCAACAGCTCCATAGGTAAATGCTATTGTGGAATAAAGCTATGCCAAAACAATGATCCATTTGGAATACCCTATTCTCTTGCACAAAAAAAGTGATTCTTATTCCATACTGTGGCTCACACAGGGAGATAACTGCAGAACAGTTTATTCAGCTCTCCTAGCCAGATGACCACAGAGAAGAATTGTGTGCGTCTCTCGGCTTTCATCTTTTCAGAACATCCATCCAAAAATTTtggaaatttcagtttgttttaatCTGTTGCCTTTGTAAatgcaggaggaggaaaagaagccaTGTTAGTGAAATTGCTAGGAGGAGGGGTTATGTAAATTTATGTTCCCATTATGAAACCTGGACTTTCAGAACTGGATGTCTAAATTAGGCATCTATATAAATGACATGCATCTGATGTTGAGTAAGTACATTCTGTTGATTTCAGCTGAAGTCTTGTTACCTGAATAAAGGTGCAAGATCACATGTGTCAGGTATCTCATTACAACTAATAAAGATGTTCAAAATTATTAACCTAGGTATTTTATTAATCTGGTATACTAAAGGGAAATACCAGAGTGTAAAAGTACCGTTTCTAGCTATTTTAGCTTTGGTATTTGCCTGTTACAAGCTTAAAGAAAATCTCTGAAGAATATTGCATCGTAATTAGTAAAATACATATTCTCAGGTCTTAAAACAGGTTGTGCATTTTTGTCTTTTAGGAAATGGATTTGATCGCCATTTATTTGCATTGAAACATCTTGCAGTGTCCAGAGGTGAACCTACGCCTGATTTCTTTCTTGACACCGCCTACCAGAAAATAAATCATAATATAATTTCAACTAGTACATTACAAAGTCCTGCAGTTAATCTTGGTGGATTTGGGCCAGTAGTAtcagatggctttggaattgGATATCATGTGTCAGACAACTGGTTAGGATGTAATGCAACTAGCTATTTAGATGAAGAACTACAGGAATTTCTGAGATGTCTTGAATACAGCTTGAATGACATTTTTGATATTTTAGAAGGAAGACCTCTTATGTAATACCATAAATGAtagcaaaattttgtttttaaagtaacttctgattattaaaaataatggcAAAAAAGAACATTAGAAATACAATAATGAGCATTATTACtggaaaatgcaaatgtaaaaacaTTATAAAAGAAAGGGAAACATGAGCAGACTGATGTTAAAATGTTATGATGGATCTCATGCTGTTATttcttgttcatttgttttcaacGTTAATTTAAGCCTTTCCTTCTCAATCTTTCTGTTGTAGTAGCATCAGCTGATGTAaacttgtctgttttttctgtcctttttttttccccccctttcctttttttggccACGCTAACCCATATCTTCATGGGTTTTATATTTTTGAAGaaggtttttaaaataaaagcttacCTACTTGAGCATAGGAGAGACATTTTGCTGACTGAATTCAATTGTACATTTAATTGTTCATTGTACATCTTGATTAAGATCTGTTAAGTtttcggccaagagacagcagctTCTGGCATTCTGAACAAGCAGGTTTTCCACCAAAGCCAAACTGTGTCTGTGACTTCACAAAATGGTATCTCTCTTCCAGAACATCTGCAGAGGGCAGTTCGTACCTTTACAACGCTCTGCATCAGAGAAATGTAGGAATGATACTGTGCCGAGATTTTTACTCACAAAGAACTGAAATTAAGTTCCATGAAACTGAAAGATCTGGACAAGACTTGGAGCTGCTCAGAGATGGAAAGGCATGGTGATCATCACTTAATGCTCCAGTTCCCTTTAAGTAGCCTTTGTCTGTATGTAATTTACATGAACATTCACTTAccacctttcttctcctttttcctctagTGGTTTACTTCTCTCTTTATATCCCAGAGTAAGAGGAATTGAGGATGTAGAGACAGTCTCAAATCTGTATCACCAAGGCTGTAGCACAGGTTTAGAACAGCACCTATAAACACTGATAACGTTAAAAGGATTCTTGTCTTAAATGTATGTAGTACAGTGTCACTTAGAGCTTGTATGTAAGTTTATGATATATGTGAAAAATTTCCAGTTactattaaagtattttttccttgcTAGAATTTTTAAGTACAGAAAAATCACTTGAAAAAAATTTAATTGGCAATGACTAATCGTATGTTTCTCATTTTCTTGAGACCTTATGTTATGATTTATGTAAGTACAGGGTGCTCACCTGAAACCACCATGAAGGAAGCTCTTTCTATAAAAGAGCTGTATGTTATTATGTACTCTGGAAAAACAGGCTCTCAATATCTTGACTCAGTTATGGGACTAAAATTAACAAGCACAGTTGATTTTAATTTTTGCCTCATTTGCTAGGAATAATGGGGATTGTTATCCTTTTATCTTGCTAGAAAATTGTGATAGTTTTTCAGTGAAAACTCATATACTACAGTGTTCCTGTCTCAAAGGCATACATTGTAAATGTGACATGGATTACATATAGAGCaattaagataaaacaaaatCCTCAGTAGTTCTGACAGAATATTAAACATGTAAATCCAGAAGTGAACTACTGGATATTAGGTCTTTAATCCTGAAAAACAGTATATATGTCTATGTCTTTATTCACCTATTGACTTTTATTAAACTTTTCTTTGTATCAGCAAGGAATAATAAGGGATCAGTCTGTGATTCCTAAATCCTGTTATAAGACATCCTATAAAAATCTCTTAGCCCCTTTTGTTGCTCCAGCAGTTCTGCCCCTAACTTCAATGCTGTTGTGGTTTTGTATTTGAAGAAAGATAGTATGAGACACTTCTACCTCAGTTGATAATCCTAGGAGAGGATGAGTTGTGTATATTAATACAGTGGGATActaatacagttaaaattgtatttcacagCAACATGAAAGCACTATTGCAAAGAAGTATTGATAAGCCATGCCCTCATAAAAAGGCACTGGTTTGAAGCTGCTACAATATCCTTATGTGTTATGTTTATGTATTAGAGCGTGGTTCTCCAAATTTTAAAAGATGGACAACATCTGAATAAAGAAATTATCCTGCAACTACCTCCTTTTCCATTCACCATGAGTTATAGCCTAGCAGTTTGAGCTATATTtacatagaaatatatatatattttatatatatagttttgCACCTTAGCTTCTCTTAATGAAAACTAAAAGAAGTCTGTATCCTGTGGCTAAGTAGCATTCCCAGGTACCATAAAGTATTCTGCTAAGACTCTTAAGATCCCATCTCAGGTGAGTAAGCAACATGCCTTATCTTCTGTGAGATAAAACTAAAATCAATTCCAGAAGTGCCTGCTCTGAAATGgtttaaaaaagcttttccaaACAGGAGTCCTTGTTTTGGAAACTCAGTTCCTCCACTTTGGTATTAACAACCTTAACTTTGTTGCCTCTTTGGCATGTTGCCGTCTATTGTTTCGTTTCCCTGGCTCAAGGGAAACTGGGAGATGGGCAGCGTATGAAAGATGTTGGTAGTGATTGTTAGTGGTGCTCATTCCTTACTAATGTCCATGTTGCTCCTGAGGTACAAATAGGAAGTTGCAGTAGCCTGTTTTACATTAAACACTTAAGAGTTTGTCAAAGGTCCCAAGTTGAAGTTGCACTGTCTATTTCATCTGGGACAACTCTGAACAAACAGGCCAAAAGTCTCACTGTCATTCGTCCCCATTGCATCACCTCTGTAATGGGACTTACTGGGACCAGTGGGAACACAGTCCTTCTCCATTATCTACCTGGTGACAGATAACCAGGTGCCCCTTCAGCAAGTCCACAAACAGTACTACAGCTGTACTTTACCTAGCCTTGCCCCACAGCTATCAAAAAGCTCTTTGTGAAACATGCTGATTGAAGTCACCTAAGGAATAGCTAGACTATGCACATGCATTTCTAGCTTTGTTCTCTGGTGTTGGCAACTACCTAAGTCAATATAATTATAGCAGGAGCCATCTGAATTTAAATTTATCTTGTTGATGTACTGGTTTCATTGGTAGCAGTGATTAGCCTGTGATGGAATATACTGTCCCCTCAGAGTCTGGACTACAAAGCTCTGGGAAGAACTCTGAAGAACCAGGCTCAGGGGGAGCTCATTAACTTTCTGGCACCCAGTCCAGTACATATAAGAAGTGGCTAAATATGTCATTGCTTAAGTAATGGAAAAGCTAATTATTACAGTGAAAGAGTGTAACTGCTGCCCCTTGCAAAGGGCAATAACTGAGTTGTGTTCCTTATGTAAAATCTCAGGAAAGGGAGTTAGGACCATTCTGTTTTTCTATCTCTTTAACTTACACAGGAAATCAGATTTATTTTGTTTGGCCTGAAGGAATTTTGGACTCTTTGTTTCCATTTTGTAATGAGGAGATATGGGGACAGTGTTTGGGTAAATGCCAGAAATcaattttgaattattttgtttcattttcagtacTTGCAGTCTTTTCTAGAGGAATACTCATTGAGACCAAAATTAGTGAACACATCAAATATTAATTTCTGCTTCAGTTTCACAAAGTATGCATAGCTTTGTTCACAAAGGATTGATGGATGAAACTTATTCTTCTGAAAATGCAGAATTGTTACTGTAGAGGAGGCAGTGTTACTGGCTTATTATATTTTACTGCTATGAATGTTCTCACAAAGGAGTTTTCCATTGTGGACTTAAAAGTACTGTAAATGTATTGATTCATCATTCATTGCAAAAACATCTTCCTCCAGTGCCAAAACTcttggggcagaggggagaagccATCATCAATCAGGAAAATGGCAGTAAGGACCAGATTCTCAAAAATACTTAGGCAAATACATTTAGGGACTCTGGTGCCTAAGATCAAAATACAAACCCTCAGAAACTCTTCAAGCTACCATAAAAACCCTAAAGGCTTACACTCCACCAAAAAAGCCCTTTCTGTGGCTAAACTCTGGTGCACACACTCCAGTTTCACTGCATAggtgagacagagaaagaaattcCTGTTGGAGATTCCAGCTGAAGTTTCATCCTCAGCCTCCTCAGTGCTATAGGGATCAAGTAACCCTTCCTTGCCCAGCTCACAAGCAGAAACGTGTGTGTTCAGCAACAAGTGACAGCCTAGCTGGAATTTTATGCATCTCGGCACCAACTACCTGTGTATGTCctaactgaaaaaggaaagaagctgtTGCGACTGTGAATATACCATGCTCTGCAGAATATTACTAGCTCCATACAGTGCTGAAGGGCTGGGTAGCAGAATGTGGGAATCTTTATTGTTGATGTTCCCCGTGCAGTGGGTTTTCCTCAGATGGAGTCCAgccccctctcctcccaccacATCTGAAATGCTGGACTGGGAGCTAGCTAAGCTGGCTAATGGAGAAACAACTGAACAAGCTTGGGCTTAAATTCTGCTTTGGGCTTCTAAGTAAGGCCCTTTATAGATCCAGCTCTAGCACTTCATGCTTTCCTTTTACCTCAGAGGAGAACTACACAGAttaatttgttggattttctttagtatgTTTGGATGCTATTTGTCTGTAGGATAACAAGTCAGGCTTCTACATAATAATAACTGAAAGAATACAAGGAATTAAATTTCTTGTGAAG contains:
- the LOC106496972 gene encoding carnitine O-palmitoyltransferase 2, mitochondrial-like, translating into MTEGIVSQVDTDHHFVHRSTIPTMHFQDSLPRLPIPKLEHTLKRYLAAQEPLLDDKQYRNTKRIAKEFEKGAGKRLHRELVELDEKNTHTSYISDPWFNMYLSAREPVVLNFNPFISLTPDPREAYNNQLVRATNLIISSIKFLNSLQNNYLRPDIYYGNPKWSESRLFKNFIRLLPTSVSWYGAYMVNAYPLDMSQYKRLFRSSRIPKLNKDELFTSECSRHLLVMRNGHFYVFDVLDSVDNILHPSEIVAHLIYIIQEADHLPEFALSYLTTEDRNIWATVRQQLLEAGNEENLKKIDSAIFCLCLDNIFPKDEDELSQCLLHGNGFNRWFDKSFSLIITGDGHAGINFEHSWGDGVAVLRFVNEVYRNSTRHPALLPHSRSSETTVITCERLKFKLNDSIQSAIQVAHEKFDERKKKMSMKRFQFRKFGKDYIVKQRMSPDAIFQLACQITFYRQFGKVVPSYEACSTAAFKHGRTETIRPTSMLTKQCSQAIVEERRKRSVAELRNMIDECSKYHRRLQMEAALGNGFDRHLFALKHLAVSRGEPTPDFFLDTAYQKINHNIISTSTLQSPAVNLGGFGPVVSDGFGIGYHVSDNWLGCNATSYLDEELQEFLRCLEYSLNDIFDILEGRPLM